A single genomic interval of Arachis duranensis cultivar V14167 chromosome 7, aradu.V14167.gnm2.J7QH, whole genome shotgun sequence harbors:
- the LOC107459255 gene encoding uncharacterized protein LOC107459255 isoform X3, with product MDNLKAYLSFVFLWVFFLSSHVLAHHELPQEMEKNDEDASVVLWHRKMMKPSKTETKSFKVSLAEPPIIDPRGAKEGSYYGHVLRAEPPEDDGEGVHSSKAGGYYGNLFRAEPPDEDDGEEDLKLGHVHGSSAEPLVVDPRGAKEGNYGNLFGAEPPDDEDQRDAKERRVKGKSVVYSRGHDDDEGEVTYAYSTARADSPPDEDPRDSKVGYGVLNMNDKVDKETIKN from the exons ATGGATAATTTAAAGGCATAtctttcctttgtttttctttgggtTTTCTTCTTGTCTTCTCATGTTCTAGCTCATCATGAATTGCCCCAAG AAATGGAGAAGAATGATGAGGATGCAAGTGTAGTACTCTGGCATCGCAAAATGATGAAGCCTTCAAAAACAGAAACCAAATCTTTCAAAGTTTCCCTTGCCGAACCTCCTATTATTGATCCACGCGGTGCCAAAGAAGGTTCTTATTATGGCCATGTCCTTAGAGCAGAACCTCCTGAAGATGATGGCGAAGGAGTACATAGTTCCAAAGCCGGTGGTTATTACGGCAATCTCTTCCGAGCAGAACCTCCTGATGAAGATGACGGCGAAGAAGACTTGAAGCTAGGTCATGTCCATGGCTCTTCAGCTGAACCTCTTGTTGTTGATCCACGCGGTGCCAAAGAAGGTAATTATGGCAATCTCTTTGGAGCAGAACCTCCTGATGATGAGGATCAACGTGATGCTAAAGAAAGAAGAGTAAAAGGCAAATCTGTTGTTTATTCGCGTggccatgatgatgatgagggagAAGTGACTTATGCCTATTCTACTGCCCGAGCAGATTCTCCACCCGATGAAGATCCAAGAGATAGCAAAGTAGGTTATGGTGTGCTCAATATGAATGACAAGGTTGATAAGGAGACAATAAAGAACTAA
- the LOC107459255 gene encoding uncharacterized protein LOC107459255 isoform X2 gives MDNLKAYLSFVFLWVFFLSSHVLAHHELPQEAAIDGWSKYIEMEKNDEDASVVLWHRKMMKPSKTETKSFKVSLAEPPIIDPRGAKEGSYYGHVLRAEPPEDDGEGVHSSKAGGYYGNLFRAEPPDEDDGEEDLKLGHVHGSSAEPLVVDPRGAKEGNYGNLFGAEPPDDEDQRDAKERRVKGKSVVYSRGHDDDEGEVTYAYSTARADSPPDEDPRDSKVGYGVLNMNDKVDKETIKN, from the exons ATGGATAATTTAAAGGCATAtctttcctttgtttttctttgggtTTTCTTCTTGTCTTCTCATGTTCTAGCTCATCATGAATTGCCCCAAG AAGCCGCCATTGATGGCTGGTCTAAATATATCG AAATGGAGAAGAATGATGAGGATGCAAGTGTAGTACTCTGGCATCGCAAAATGATGAAGCCTTCAAAAACAGAAACCAAATCTTTCAAAGTTTCCCTTGCCGAACCTCCTATTATTGATCCACGCGGTGCCAAAGAAGGTTCTTATTATGGCCATGTCCTTAGAGCAGAACCTCCTGAAGATGATGGCGAAGGAGTACATAGTTCCAAAGCCGGTGGTTATTACGGCAATCTCTTCCGAGCAGAACCTCCTGATGAAGATGACGGCGAAGAAGACTTGAAGCTAGGTCATGTCCATGGCTCTTCAGCTGAACCTCTTGTTGTTGATCCACGCGGTGCCAAAGAAGGTAATTATGGCAATCTCTTTGGAGCAGAACCTCCTGATGATGAGGATCAACGTGATGCTAAAGAAAGAAGAGTAAAAGGCAAATCTGTTGTTTATTCGCGTggccatgatgatgatgagggagAAGTGACTTATGCCTATTCTACTGCCCGAGCAGATTCTCCACCCGATGAAGATCCAAGAGATAGCAAAGTAGGTTATGGTGTGCTCAATATGAATGACAAGGTTGATAAGGAGACAATAAAGAACTAA
- the LOC107459255 gene encoding uncharacterized protein LOC107459255 isoform X1, producing the protein MDNLKAYLSFVFLWVFFLSSHVLAHHELPQERKTEYNLKVQKIKDSINDWVYPSIGYNPTTTTTTPPPEAAIDGWSKYIEMEKNDEDASVVLWHRKMMKPSKTETKSFKVSLAEPPIIDPRGAKEGSYYGHVLRAEPPEDDGEGVHSSKAGGYYGNLFRAEPPDEDDGEEDLKLGHVHGSSAEPLVVDPRGAKEGNYGNLFGAEPPDDEDQRDAKERRVKGKSVVYSRGHDDDEGEVTYAYSTARADSPPDEDPRDSKVGYGVLNMNDKVDKETIKN; encoded by the exons ATGGATAATTTAAAGGCATAtctttcctttgtttttctttgggtTTTCTTCTTGTCTTCTCATGTTCTAGCTCATCATGAATTGCCCCAAG agagaaaaacagAGTATAATTTGAAAGttcaaaagataaaagattCAATAAATGACTGGGTTTATCCTTCTATTGGTTACAATCCTACTACAACGACAACAACCCCGCCCCCAGAAGCCGCCATTGATGGCTGGTCTAAATATATCG AAATGGAGAAGAATGATGAGGATGCAAGTGTAGTACTCTGGCATCGCAAAATGATGAAGCCTTCAAAAACAGAAACCAAATCTTTCAAAGTTTCCCTTGCCGAACCTCCTATTATTGATCCACGCGGTGCCAAAGAAGGTTCTTATTATGGCCATGTCCTTAGAGCAGAACCTCCTGAAGATGATGGCGAAGGAGTACATAGTTCCAAAGCCGGTGGTTATTACGGCAATCTCTTCCGAGCAGAACCTCCTGATGAAGATGACGGCGAAGAAGACTTGAAGCTAGGTCATGTCCATGGCTCTTCAGCTGAACCTCTTGTTGTTGATCCACGCGGTGCCAAAGAAGGTAATTATGGCAATCTCTTTGGAGCAGAACCTCCTGATGATGAGGATCAACGTGATGCTAAAGAAAGAAGAGTAAAAGGCAAATCTGTTGTTTATTCGCGTggccatgatgatgatgagggagAAGTGACTTATGCCTATTCTACTGCCCGAGCAGATTCTCCACCCGATGAAGATCCAAGAGATAGCAAAGTAGGTTATGGTGTGCTCAATATGAATGACAAGGTTGATAAGGAGACAATAAAGAACTAA